The Planococcus versutus genome contains a region encoding:
- a CDS encoding sensor domain-containing diguanylate cyclase: MKQNGETFDYMYVNPVCSTIFKKKLVGTNIDESMPFALSQEIKKQYGIALKKGESHAYRDYSLFSDSDTAMESELTPIDYQSQKFVLAVTKNVTVQKKIEEDYLFYESLVQNSVDPMIMVSAEYKIIDLNPAYEKAFGVRKKECVNLTYDDLSKKKKELFKAGKELLTQFEPLLKSTSLIMNRQKHDGVKAKFSVSYSPIIENGMIRAFHVVFRELTTEQLLKNELKKTENILESYKDALNYAALVAIWDVSGTIKFVNKNLNELTGYKKEELVNMTVFEASNVLITTKKYREIQKVVWENEIWRGEMEVAKKNNEFFWVDATVIPLVNTDGEVYQFLSILFDITERKQLEKQLHFMAYHDSLTNLPNRRFMIQEFDQIKMQVNNKNEYIAFLYIDGDDFKSVNDQFGHDVGDEFIYHFGEAIKKSLRTDDLVARIGGDEFLVALTGIVPEKFEQHIETVIARINKTLLEGWTINGHQFSPTSSTGISIYPLHGDNFDDLMKKADMALYTAKKTGKGYSQLYSL; the protein is encoded by the coding sequence ATGAAACAAAATGGTGAAACTTTTGACTATATGTATGTAAACCCGGTGTGCTCTACGATATTCAAAAAAAAGCTGGTTGGAACGAACATAGATGAGAGCATGCCGTTCGCTTTGTCTCAGGAAATAAAAAAACAATATGGAATTGCCTTGAAAAAAGGTGAAAGTCACGCATATCGGGATTACAGTTTGTTTAGCGACTCGGACACTGCAATGGAATCTGAGTTAACGCCCATTGATTATCAGAGTCAAAAGTTTGTACTAGCTGTAACCAAAAACGTGACAGTTCAAAAAAAAATTGAAGAAGATTATTTGTTTTATGAATCGTTAGTTCAAAATTCTGTAGATCCAATGATTATGGTTTCTGCAGAATATAAAATTATTGATTTAAATCCAGCTTACGAAAAAGCATTTGGGGTAAGGAAAAAAGAGTGTGTCAATCTCACTTACGACGACTTGTCTAAAAAGAAAAAAGAATTATTTAAAGCAGGAAAAGAATTATTAACACAATTTGAGCCCTTATTAAAAAGCACCTCTTTGATTATGAATCGACAAAAACACGATGGAGTAAAAGCGAAGTTTTCAGTAAGTTATTCGCCAATCATTGAAAACGGAATGATTCGAGCATTTCATGTTGTGTTTCGAGAGCTAACAACAGAACAGCTATTGAAAAATGAGCTTAAAAAAACAGAAAATATTTTGGAGAGCTACAAAGATGCGCTTAATTACGCAGCACTTGTCGCGATTTGGGATGTATCTGGTACGATTAAGTTTGTTAATAAAAACCTAAACGAACTAACAGGCTATAAAAAAGAAGAGTTAGTTAATATGACTGTTTTTGAAGCTAGTAATGTACTTATTACTACAAAAAAATACAGAGAAATACAAAAAGTAGTTTGGGAAAATGAAATCTGGCGTGGAGAAATGGAAGTTGCGAAGAAAAACAATGAGTTTTTTTGGGTAGATGCTACAGTCATTCCACTTGTAAATACAGATGGCGAAGTTTACCAGTTTCTGTCTATTTTATTTGATATTACAGAACGAAAACAACTTGAAAAACAGCTTCATTTCATGGCTTATCATGATAGTTTAACGAATTTACCCAATCGTCGATTTATGATTCAGGAATTTGATCAAATCAAAATGCAAGTGAATAATAAAAATGAGTATATTGCTTTTTTGTATATAGATGGCGATGATTTTAAATCAGTCAATGATCAATTTGGGCATGACGTTGGTGACGAATTTATTTATCATTTCGGAGAAGCCATAAAAAAAAGTTTGCGGACTGATGATTTAGTTGCAAGAATTGGTGGCGATGAATTTTTGGTAGCATTAACTGGAATTGTTCCGGAAAAGTTTGAACAGCATATTGAAACGGTTATCGCACGAATCAATAAAACCCTTCTTGAGGGGTGGACAATTAATGGACATCAATTTTCACCAACTTCCTCAACAGGTATTTCCATATATCCATTACATGGCGATAATTTTGATGACTTAATGAAAAAAGC
- the dapF gene encoding diaminopimelate epimerase, protein MEIALIKVHGSMNTFYMFEGEERDDYAQLAKHISTIDPDIDGILVILPSTRAHAKMRVFNNDGSEASMCGNGLRCVARYVCEQQNIQKAVIETMKAFLSVRKKAVSNGEIATYAVEISPVSFLLNSVPMNYLNQNEWINKPLPFVSKDILFSAVSVPNPHLIGIVPATLQNDSSHQEKWAQYFNSDNEYFPDGVNVSYVTAVEKGIFVRTYERGVGFTNACGTAMTASALISCMSGLTPYGDVSVYNPGGLVKCTIASSENKIDLELSGNATYLAYSTFYWAQDDIEKSRILFVKNSQEQVSYNKFIEQVTTRSNLFS, encoded by the coding sequence ATGGAAATAGCGTTGATAAAAGTTCATGGCTCAATGAATACTTTCTATATGTTCGAAGGAGAAGAACGCGATGACTACGCGCAATTAGCAAAGCACATTTCAACAATAGATCCAGACATTGACGGCATTTTGGTGATTTTGCCTTCAACTAGAGCGCATGCAAAGATGCGTGTTTTCAATAATGATGGATCAGAAGCATCAATGTGTGGAAATGGTCTTCGGTGTGTAGCACGATATGTATGCGAACAACAAAATATACAAAAAGCTGTCATCGAAACTATGAAAGCTTTTTTAAGCGTAAGAAAAAAAGCAGTATCAAATGGAGAAATTGCAACATATGCCGTAGAAATTTCGCCGGTATCCTTTTTACTAAACAGTGTACCGATGAATTACTTAAACCAAAATGAATGGATCAATAAGCCTTTGCCATTTGTTTCAAAAGATATTCTGTTTTCAGCGGTATCTGTTCCCAATCCGCATTTAATCGGAATAGTTCCGGCTACACTTCAAAATGATTCTAGCCATCAAGAAAAATGGGCACAGTATTTTAATAGTGACAATGAATACTTTCCAGATGGTGTTAATGTCAGCTATGTAACAGCTGTCGAAAAAGGAATATTCGTTCGGACATATGAACGTGGAGTTGGTTTCACAAATGCCTGCGGGACAGCGATGACTGCTTCTGCTTTGATTAGTTGCATGTCTGGATTAACGCCTTACGGGGACGTATCTGTATATAATCCAGGTGGTCTTGTGAAATGTACCATTGCTAGTAGTGAAAATAAGATTGACCTCGAACTATCAGGGAATGCAACATATTTAGCGTATTCAACATTTTATTGGGCACAAGATGATATAGAGAAAAGTCGCATTTTGTTCGTCAAAAATTCACAAGAACAAGTTTCTTACAACAAGTTTATTGAGCAAGTAACTACACGTTCAAATCTATTTTCTTAA
- a CDS encoding undecaprenyldiphospho-muramoylpentapeptide beta-N-acetylglucosaminyltransferase, whose protein sequence is MNNKTIILTGGGTAGHVSLNQALIPELKKLDFHVEYIGSKEGIENELIRESFPSVPYHSISSGKLRRYFSTKNFSDPFRVGAGLMQAVNIIRKTKPVAIFSKGGFVSVPVVMAGRMMSIPVIIHESDVTPGLANKIALPFADHIFTVFNETLAHVPSDKSTCTGSLIRSELKEGTAAKGQEICSFTSSLPVLMVMGGSQGSVMINSAIRNNLDRLMEEYNIIHLCGKGNRMPELDTYKNYRQFEYVTHELPHLLHMTDFVVSRAGSNSIFEFLALKKPMLLIPLSIQKSRGDQILNANLFEKQGFAHVVEEEQLSADRFMEELTLLQKDKEKLIEAMTKAKPPITAAEMAKLVATHAK, encoded by the coding sequence ATGAACAACAAAACAATTATATTAACCGGTGGTGGAACTGCTGGACACGTTTCGTTAAACCAGGCATTAATTCCAGAATTAAAAAAATTAGACTTTCATGTTGAATATATTGGTTCTAAAGAGGGCATTGAAAATGAGTTGATACGAGAGTCATTTCCTTCAGTTCCATATCATTCTATCTCGAGTGGCAAACTCCGTCGTTATTTTTCAACAAAAAACTTTTCAGATCCTTTTCGTGTAGGAGCAGGTTTAATGCAAGCAGTGAATATTATTCGTAAAACCAAACCTGTGGCCATTTTTTCAAAAGGTGGTTTTGTTTCAGTACCAGTTGTAATGGCTGGAAGAATGATGTCGATTCCTGTCATTATTCACGAGTCGGATGTTACACCAGGACTCGCAAATAAAATAGCATTACCGTTTGCTGACCACATTTTCACAGTGTTTAACGAAACATTAGCACATGTGCCAAGTGACAAGTCAACTTGTACAGGATCTCTTATTCGCAGTGAATTGAAAGAAGGAACTGCTGCAAAAGGTCAGGAAATATGTTCGTTTACGAGTAGTCTACCTGTATTAATGGTTATGGGCGGTAGCCAAGGATCAGTCATGATCAACTCAGCTATTCGCAATAATCTAGACCGTTTAATGGAAGAATACAATATCATTCATTTATGTGGCAAAGGAAATCGGATGCCAGAACTAGATACATACAAAAACTATCGGCAATTTGAGTATGTGACACATGAACTTCCTCATTTGCTGCATATGACAGATTTTGTTGTATCTCGTGCAGGTTCAAATTCGATATTTGAATTTTTAGCGTTAAAAAAACCTATGTTGCTAATCCCACTTTCAATTCAAAAAAGTCGCGGTGATCAAATTCTGAATGCCAATTTATTTGAAAAGCAAGGCTTTGCTCATGTAGTTGAGGAAGAACAGTTGTCTGCAGATCGATTTATGGAAGAACTTACACTTTTACAGAAAGATAAAGAGAAGTTAATCGAAGCTATGACAAAAGCAAAACCGCCAATTACTGCAGCTGAAATGGCTAAACTGGTAGCGACTCATGCAAAATAA
- a CDS encoding MATE family efflux transporter, whose protein sequence is MHETRTKKEKVLMLIKIVFPILVTQVAMYLVTFFDIYMTSRYGTEDLAGVSIGSSFWVPVYIGLAGILMSITPIVAQLMGAKKKEQVKQAVQQGIYLAVLLAAIVFTFFYFGLDSLLALMNLEPEVADVASRYIFAMSVGLVPLFVYMTLRSYIDALGATRVTMVISLLSAPINIFFNYLLIFGNFGFPELGGAGAGLASAITYWLILAIATWIIQTRNPFTSYRIFRNWPKLSLSRWIEISRIGVPIGISIFVETSIFSAVTFLLAVYGTVTIAAHQIALNFTSLLYMLPLSISMGATILVGYEVGAKRFHDARQYSWLSVGTAIVFSFLSACVLFFMRAEIATLYSSDPVVIKMAIQFLLFAALFQLSDAIQAPVQGALRGYKDVNITFVMALISYWVIGLPSGYVFANFTDFGPFGYWIGLIVGLTAGAITLSVRLLIIQKKIASQFVS, encoded by the coding sequence ATGCACGAAACGCGAACAAAAAAAGAAAAAGTGTTAATGTTGATAAAAATCGTTTTTCCTATTCTAGTCACGCAAGTCGCTATGTATTTAGTGACATTTTTTGATATTTATATGACTTCACGTTATGGAACAGAAGATTTAGCTGGTGTTTCCATTGGGTCTTCTTTTTGGGTTCCTGTCTATATTGGCCTAGCCGGAATCCTCATGTCTATCACTCCAATTGTAGCACAATTGATGGGAGCTAAGAAAAAAGAGCAAGTAAAACAAGCTGTCCAGCAAGGAATATATTTGGCAGTCTTACTGGCCGCCATTGTTTTTACCTTTTTCTACTTTGGTCTCGACAGTTTGCTTGCACTTATGAATCTTGAACCAGAAGTTGCCGATGTAGCGAGTCGGTATATTTTCGCGATGTCGGTTGGGTTGGTTCCGTTATTTGTTTATATGACATTGCGTTCGTATATTGATGCACTCGGAGCTACACGTGTCACGATGGTTATCTCTTTGCTATCCGCACCTATTAATATTTTCTTTAACTATTTATTGATATTTGGAAATTTCGGTTTCCCAGAACTCGGAGGCGCTGGAGCAGGGTTGGCTTCGGCCATCACATATTGGCTGATTCTTGCAATTGCTACTTGGATCATCCAAACAAGAAACCCTTTCACTTCGTATAGAATTTTCCGTAATTGGCCTAAACTATCATTGAGTCGCTGGATTGAAATTAGTCGCATTGGTGTTCCCATTGGCATTTCAATTTTTGTGGAAACAAGCATCTTCTCCGCAGTTACATTTTTACTTGCGGTCTATGGTACTGTTACGATTGCAGCGCATCAAATCGCATTGAATTTTACATCGTTATTGTATATGTTACCACTTAGTATTTCCATGGGTGCGACTATATTAGTAGGCTATGAAGTAGGAGCGAAACGATTTCACGATGCACGTCAATATAGCTGGTTAAGTGTCGGTACGGCTATTGTCTTTAGTTTCTTATCTGCTTGTGTTCTATTCTTTATGCGAGCTGAAATTGCAACTTTGTATTCTTCAGATCCTGTAGTTATTAAGATGGCGATTCAATTCTTACTATTTGCTGCCTTGTTCCAATTATCAGATGCTATTCAAGCTCCTGTTCAAGGTGCACTTCGCGGATATAAAGACGTTAACATTACATTTGTTATGGCGCTGATTTCTTATTGGGTTATTGGCTTGCCCAGTGGGTACGTTTTCGCTAATTTTACGGATTTCGGACCTTTTGGCTATTGGATTGGATTAATTGTTGGCTTGACTGCAGGTGCTATCACATTGTCTGTTCGATTATTAATCATACAAAAAAAGATTGCTTCTCAATTTGTTAGCTAA
- a CDS encoding CobW family GTP-binding protein, whose product MKDVYLFSGFLGSGKTTLLKRMITQMKEKGLKPAVFMNELGKMNMDSNAVEGDVPLKEILDGCICCSGSEKSEAQIQTLLAEEEFDVLLIETTGAAHPVEALDAIFSPLFAEQLNFKGIVTVADSKRWLDRNSLSPQIRSLFLEQIRHADLILANKMDLLTESEQGTVVYEIQSLNATAQIIQTIHAEIPFSALEKVTTTSTQDVVKAPVSKLNLNAKVLQFDAPVRREKFEEWLRTLPDSVYRVKGYVPLEGDKYPHAFQFAYGMAQWLPEYMKMQNQIVVIGEELAEVELP is encoded by the coding sequence ATGAAAGACGTTTACTTGTTTAGTGGATTTCTTGGAAGTGGAAAAACCACGCTATTAAAACGCATGATTACGCAAATGAAAGAAAAAGGACTAAAACCAGCTGTATTTATGAATGAACTAGGCAAGATGAATATGGATTCTAATGCAGTTGAAGGCGATGTCCCATTAAAAGAAATTTTAGACGGATGCATTTGTTGCTCGGGCTCAGAGAAATCTGAAGCACAAATTCAAACCTTGTTAGCAGAAGAAGAGTTTGATGTGCTGTTAATTGAAACAACGGGAGCCGCACATCCTGTAGAAGCTTTAGATGCTATTTTTTCTCCATTATTTGCTGAACAATTAAACTTTAAAGGCATTGTCACAGTAGCAGATAGCAAAAGATGGTTGGATCGCAATAGCTTGTCTCCGCAAATTCGATCGTTGTTTTTAGAACAAATTCGTCATGCAGATTTAATACTGGCTAACAAAATGGATTTATTGACGGAAAGTGAACAAGGAACAGTGGTGTATGAAATACAATCGTTAAACGCAACTGCGCAAATTATTCAAACAATTCATGCTGAAATTCCGTTTTCAGCGCTGGAAAAGGTAACAACGACTTCTACGCAAGATGTTGTAAAAGCACCTGTTTCAAAACTAAATCTGAATGCGAAAGTACTGCAATTTGATGCTCCTGTTAGACGTGAAAAATTTGAAGAATGGTTACGCACTTTGCCTGACTCGGTTTACCGAGTAAAAGGCTATGTACCACTTGAAGGTGACAAATATCCTCATGCTTTTCAGTTTGCTTATGGAATGGCACAATGGCTTCCTGAGTACATGAAAATGCAAAATCAAATTGTGGTAATCGGTGAAGAGCTAGCAGAAGTTGAGCTTCCGTGA
- a CDS encoding S41 family peptidase, giving the protein MDEQRPEEQQKPIPPVEESPSHMIKMKTFSFIMLVFLLIIATAGLTVFALTFGEDKAVEVNSPERREFEKLYTAYDEIQNNYFEDVDRNVLVNGAINGMVDSLEDPYSDYLNEKEASQFLEGISSSFQGIGAEVQERGGYVTVVSPIKNSPAEKAGVLPNDQIIAVDGESIQGFTTTEAVMLIRGEKGSEVTLTIQRGENAEPIDITIVRDEIPLETVYAEMIGDKVAHIQVTSFSENTYQELLDAIEEMESEGMEAVVMDVRQNPGGLLDVALDISNLFIDEGKPLFEVQAKGSEPEVYMSSPGTKVKVPVTLLIDGGSASASEILAGAMSESADIQLVGEKTFGKGTVQTANDLKDGSNLKFTTAKWLTPDGNWIHEKGIKPDVEVAYPEYASLPILDTSIELKDGVISEQVKTAEQMLEALGYEVGDVDGVFEEQMTQAVENFQEENDLEVTGTLIEDSTFAVMDALRKKIENDDPQLQKAKKILMEKAGITASSEKTEE; this is encoded by the coding sequence ATGGATGAGCAACGTCCGGAAGAACAGCAAAAACCCATTCCACCAGTAGAAGAATCACCTTCGCATATGATCAAGATGAAAACATTTTCGTTTATTATGTTGGTGTTTCTTTTAATCATTGCTACGGCTGGATTGACCGTTTTTGCTTTAACGTTTGGCGAAGACAAAGCTGTGGAAGTAAATTCTCCAGAGCGGCGTGAATTTGAAAAATTATATACAGCCTATGATGAAATTCAAAACAATTACTTTGAAGACGTCGATAGAAATGTTCTGGTAAACGGTGCGATTAACGGCATGGTTGATTCGCTAGAAGATCCTTATTCTGATTACTTAAACGAAAAAGAAGCATCTCAATTTTTAGAAGGTATTTCATCAAGCTTTCAAGGAATTGGTGCGGAAGTTCAAGAACGCGGTGGTTACGTAACGGTAGTTTCACCAATTAAAAATTCGCCAGCTGAAAAAGCCGGCGTTTTGCCAAATGACCAAATTATTGCGGTTGACGGAGAAAGCATACAAGGTTTCACGACAACTGAAGCGGTTATGTTAATTCGTGGTGAAAAAGGATCAGAAGTCACGTTAACGATTCAACGCGGTGAAAACGCAGAGCCTATTGACATCACCATTGTTCGAGACGAAATTCCACTCGAGACAGTTTACGCCGAGATGATCGGTGACAAAGTAGCGCACATTCAAGTAACCAGTTTTTCTGAAAATACGTATCAAGAATTGCTTGATGCGATAGAAGAAATGGAAAGCGAAGGAATGGAAGCGGTCGTTATGGACGTTCGTCAAAACCCAGGTGGATTATTGGATGTAGCGCTTGATATTTCGAATTTGTTTATAGATGAAGGAAAGCCATTGTTTGAAGTTCAGGCAAAAGGATCAGAACCTGAAGTCTATATGTCTTCACCTGGTACGAAAGTTAAAGTGCCTGTTACTTTGCTAATTGATGGTGGAAGCGCGTCAGCTTCTGAAATTTTAGCAGGTGCGATGAGTGAGTCAGCAGATATTCAATTAGTCGGTGAGAAAACATTTGGCAAAGGAACAGTTCAAACCGCAAATGATCTTAAAGACGGCTCTAACTTAAAATTTACAACAGCTAAGTGGTTGACACCAGATGGCAATTGGATTCACGAAAAAGGCATCAAACCCGATGTAGAAGTAGCTTATCCAGAATATGCATCTCTTCCGATTTTAGATACATCAATCGAATTGAAAGACGGTGTGATTTCTGAACAAGTTAAAACTGCTGAGCAAATGCTCGAAGCACTTGGCTACGAAGTTGGAGATGTAGATGGCGTATTTGAAGAACAAATGACACAAGCTGTTGAGAATTTTCAAGAAGAGAACGATTTAGAAGTAACAGGAACTCTAATAGAAGATAGCACATTTGCAGTGATGGATGCATTGCGTAAGAAAATCGAAAATGACGATCCACAATTACAAAAAGCTAAGAAAATATTGATGGAAAAAGCAGGAATCACTGCTTCTTCAGAAAAAACTGAAGAGTGA
- the deoD gene encoding purine-nucleoside phosphorylase has protein sequence MSVHINAKKGDIAETILLPGDPLRAKYIAETFLEDVTLYNEVRNMFGYTGTYKGKRISVQGTGMGVPSISIYVTELMQEYDVKKLIRVGTCGSIHKDVKVRDVILAQSASTDSKMNEIIFKGINYAPTADFDLLLKAYNAGLEKGLNLRVGNVFTEDVFYNEFAEHEKWAQYGVLGLEMESSALYTLAAKFGCQALSILTVSDHLLTGEVTTSEERQTTFNEMIVVALEAAIQD, from the coding sequence ATGAGTGTTCACATTAATGCGAAAAAAGGCGATATAGCCGAAACGATTTTACTACCAGGAGATCCGCTTCGCGCAAAATACATAGCGGAAACGTTTTTAGAAGATGTAACTTTGTATAACGAAGTTCGCAATATGTTCGGTTACACCGGTACATACAAAGGAAAACGCATTTCTGTTCAAGGAACTGGAATGGGCGTCCCTTCAATTTCGATTTACGTTACTGAATTGATGCAGGAATATGATGTTAAAAAACTAATTCGTGTTGGTACATGTGGTTCGATTCATAAAGACGTTAAAGTTCGCGATGTTATTTTAGCACAAAGCGCATCAACAGATTCAAAAATGAATGAAATCATTTTTAAAGGAATCAATTATGCACCGACAGCTGATTTTGATTTATTGTTAAAAGCTTATAATGCAGGTCTTGAAAAAGGATTAAACTTACGTGTCGGAAATGTTTTTACCGAAGATGTTTTTTATAATGAATTTGCAGAGCATGAAAAATGGGCTCAATACGGAGTACTCGGTCTTGAAATGGAATCTTCAGCATTATACACATTGGCTGCAAAATTCGGTTGTCAAGCGTTATCAATATTAACGGTAAGTGATCATTTACTAACAGGCGAAGTAACAACTTCAGAAGAACGCCAAACAACATTTAACGAAATGATTGTTGTCGCTTTAGAAGCAGCGATTCAAGACTAG
- a CDS encoding YozE family protein: protein MHRSFYQFTLKYRGKIDADDYSRFSEAMFLDHSFPKSETDFERLSKYIEEKAHPIMKASVFDEIWREYIDQ from the coding sequence ATGCATCGTTCATTTTATCAATTTACATTAAAATACCGCGGGAAAATTGATGCAGATGACTATTCGCGTTTTTCTGAAGCGATGTTTCTCGATCATTCATTTCCAAAATCAGAAACTGATTTTGAGCGACTTTCTAAATATATAGAAGAAAAAGCGCATCCAATTATGAAAGCAAGTGTTTTCGATGAGATATGGAGAGAATATATAGACCAGTAA
- the msrB gene encoding peptide-methionine (R)-S-oxide reductase MsrB has translation MKDDLKTKLTSMQYHVTQESGTEPPFQGEFDQHFEDGIYVDIVSGKPLFSSKDKFDAHCGWPSFAKPLETTEVKETFDTSHGMRRTEVRSATADSHLGHLFPDGPSSSGGLRYCINSAALRFVPKEQLDAEGLTEYKELFE, from the coding sequence ATGAAAGACGACTTAAAAACAAAACTAACATCAATGCAATATCATGTGACACAAGAAAGTGGAACTGAACCGCCTTTTCAAGGAGAGTTTGACCAACATTTCGAAGATGGTATTTATGTTGATATCGTGTCAGGAAAACCGTTATTTAGTTCGAAAGATAAGTTTGATGCACATTGTGGATGGCCAAGCTTTGCGAAGCCACTTGAAACAACGGAAGTTAAAGAAACTTTCGATACAAGTCATGGTATGAGAAGAACGGAAGTTCGCTCGGCAACTGCAGATTCCCATTTGGGGCACTTGTTCCCAGATGGGCCTTCATCTTCAGGAGGCCTTCGTTATTGCATCAACTCTGCAGCGCTACGTTTTGTTCCTAAAGAGCAATTAGACGCAGAAGGTTTGACCGAGTACAAGGAATTATTTGAATAA
- the msrA gene encoding peptide-methionine (S)-S-oxide reductase MsrA has translation MKTEKAVFAGGCFWCMVKPFDSLEGIEEVVSGYTGGDLKNPTYEQVCSNATGHVEAVQITFQPEIFSYEKLLDVFWTQIDPTDAGGQFFDRGESYQTAIFYNSEEQRVAAEKSKQELDNSGRFNKAVTTPILEAKPFYLAETHHQDYYKKNPGHYNRYSVGSGRTAFIEKNWGGQA, from the coding sequence ATGAAAACAGAAAAAGCCGTATTTGCAGGAGGCTGTTTTTGGTGTATGGTCAAACCTTTTGATTCGTTAGAAGGAATTGAAGAAGTTGTAAGTGGATACACCGGTGGCGATTTGAAAAACCCTACTTATGAACAAGTGTGCTCAAATGCAACAGGTCATGTAGAGGCAGTTCAAATTACATTTCAACCCGAAATATTTTCTTATGAAAAATTATTGGATGTATTTTGGACACAAATCGATCCGACGGATGCTGGAGGTCAATTTTTTGACCGCGGTGAATCTTATCAAACCGCTATTTTTTACAATTCTGAAGAACAGCGAGTGGCCGCTGAAAAGTCTAAGCAGGAACTGGATAATTCAGGACGATTTAACAAGGCTGTAACAACACCAATCCTTGAAGCAAAACCGTTTTATTTAGCAGAAACACATCATCAAGATTATTATAAAAAAAATCCTGGCCATTACAACCGTTATTCAGTAGGGTCAGGTCGGACGGCATTTATTGAAAAAAATTGGGGTGGACAAGCATGA
- a CDS encoding YpmS family protein — translation MKKWKLAFILLVILNVLVVIGITLYLSTPSKDYISYQAAKSGAAAGNTVVVNTTKADFEGIANTYIQEAMKDQPIPLSLSVTDDVSISTELSIFSVTLPILMKFEPIVQEDGNLLLEQKSVEVGMLDIPPESALKLLRDSVDLPEFMEVIPADEEVLLKLTEISLDDGISVRATSFNLKEDDIRLLVTIEP, via the coding sequence TTGAAAAAATGGAAATTAGCTTTTATTTTGTTAGTGATATTAAATGTACTGGTAGTAATTGGAATAACGCTTTACTTATCTACACCATCGAAAGACTATATATCGTATCAAGCAGCCAAAAGTGGAGCTGCTGCAGGCAATACGGTTGTGGTGAATACGACAAAAGCAGATTTTGAAGGAATTGCTAACACATATATACAAGAAGCGATGAAAGATCAACCGATACCGCTTTCTTTATCTGTTACAGATGATGTGAGTATATCAACAGAACTAAGCATTTTTTCTGTTACATTGCCAATTTTGATGAAGTTCGAACCCATTGTACAAGAAGATGGTAATTTATTACTAGAACAAAAATCCGTAGAAGTCGGTATGCTGGATATTCCTCCAGAGTCTGCGTTAAAATTGCTTAGAGACTCAGTAGATCTTCCTGAATTTATGGAAGTCATACCGGCGGATGAAGAAGTGCTCTTGAAATTGACGGAAATTTCATTAGACGATGGTATCTCCGTTCGCGCAACGTCTTTCAACTTAAAAGAAGACGACATTCGATTATTGGTGACAATTGAACCATAA